From archaeon BMS3Bbin15, a single genomic window includes:
- the ybhF_1 gene encoding putative ABC transporter ATP-binding protein YbhF, producing the protein MIIETRNFTKEYNGIKALKGVSFSVKEGERFGFLRSNKAGKTTTIKILTTLLMPTSGNFMWNGYNVVEEVSGNCEGFSA; encoded by the coding sequence ATGATTATAGAAACTCGCAACTTTACAAAGGAATATAATGGCATTAAAGCTTTAAAGGGTGTGAGTTTTTCGGTTAAGGAAGGAGAGAGATTTGGATTTCTGAGGTCAAATAAGGCAGGAAAAACCACAACAATTAAAATCTTAACGACTCTTCTCATGCCCACATCAGGAAATTTTATGTGGAATGGTTACAATGTCGTCGAAGAAGTGTCTGGAAACTGTGAAGGCTTTTCTGCATAG
- the mdtK gene encoding multidrug resistance protein MdtK, protein MNSTKYEGIIIKYSNLTEGSVLKSLLALSVPIIFANILQTAYQLTDTFWVGRLGTVAIAAVSISFPFIFLFISLGGGLAMAGTILAAQYEGKGDTKAVNHITSQTLMMVFIISIILATAGYFLSSFFVKLMGVESNVFPSAVVYLKISFIGTIFMFIFMAFQSLMRGVGDVKTPMYIVFGTVLLNLILDPLFIFGYGFIPPFGVAGAAVATIGTQGLAAIIGIIILLKGKHQIQLHLNDLKPDVPLLKKMFRLGFPASIEQSTRALGMIIMTFLVTTFGTLTLAAYGIGSRILSFIIIPALGLSMATSTLVGQNIGAGKIKRAEKIAELSSLTGFIILTLAGIITFLFAKQIAAFFIPGELQTIQTSALFIKIMALTFGFIGIQMALSGAFRGSGNTMISMVLSIISLWVLRVPLAYVLSKHTAFAEVGLWIAFPATNIIAAIITIVWFKKGTWKRKQITEEIKLTKEITQETIIEDNIE, encoded by the coding sequence GTGAATTCAACAAAATACGAGGGGATTATAATAAAATATAGCAACTTGACTGAGGGGTCTGTTTTAAAATCTCTGCTAGCATTATCAGTGCCAATTATTTTTGCGAATATTTTGCAGACTGCCTATCAATTAACAGACACTTTCTGGGTTGGACGGCTTGGAACTGTTGCAATCGCTGCAGTTTCTATTAGTTTTCCGTTTATTTTTCTTTTTATTTCTTTGGGTGGAGGTCTGGCAATGGCTGGTACTATCCTTGCTGCCCAATATGAAGGAAAAGGAGATACAAAAGCAGTAAATCATATTACATCTCAAACATTGATGATGGTTTTTATCATTTCAATCATTCTTGCCACTGCCGGTTATTTTTTGTCTTCTTTTTTTGTCAAGTTAATGGGTGTTGAATCAAACGTTTTTCCAAGTGCAGTTGTATATCTGAAAATTTCTTTTATTGGAACGATTTTTATGTTTATATTTATGGCTTTCCAGTCTTTAATGCGTGGCGTTGGAGATGTTAAAACCCCTATGTATATTGTCTTTGGAACTGTTTTATTAAATTTAATTCTTGACCCTCTATTTATCTTTGGTTATGGTTTTATTCCTCCTTTCGGTGTTGCCGGAGCAGCAGTCGCCACTATCGGTACACAAGGATTAGCGGCAATAATCGGCATAATAATATTACTAAAAGGAAAACATCAAATACAGTTACACTTAAACGATTTAAAACCGGATGTTCCTTTACTAAAAAAAATGTTTAGGCTTGGATTTCCTGCTTCTATTGAACAATCAACAAGAGCGCTGGGAATGATTATAATGACTTTTTTAGTCACGACTTTTGGAACGCTTACTTTAGCTGCATATGGAATTGGCAGCAGGATATTGAGTTTTATTATCATTCCTGCGTTAGGATTATCAATGGCTACTTCAACATTAGTAGGTCAGAATATTGGCGCAGGTAAAATAAAACGAGCGGAAAAAATAGCAGAACTAAGCTCTTTAACAGGTTTTATTATTTTAACACTCGCAGGAATAATCACATTCTTATTTGCGAAACAAATTGCTGCATTTTTTATTCCGGGAGAGTTGCAAACTATTCAGACAAGCGCTTTGTTTATTAAAATAATGGCTTTAACTTTTGGTTTTATCGGGATACAAATGGCTTTGAGCGGTGCTTTTAGAGGTTCCGGAAATACTATGATTTCTATGGTTTTATCCATAATATCCCTGTGGGTTTTAAGAGTTCCTTTAGCTTATGTTTTATCAAAGCACACAGCATTTGCAGAGGTTGGTTTATGGATAGCGTTTCCGGCAACTAATATTATTGCCGCAATTATAACAATCGTTTGGTTTAAGAAAGGAACATGGAAGCGAAAACAGATAACTGAAGAAATCAAATTGACAAAAGAGATTACTCAAGAAACAATAATTGAAGATAATATTGAATAA
- a CDS encoding putative universal stress protein, protein MFTKMLLAFDGSGGSYKALKTAIELTRQHNSMLCIITVALIPEFAEVRNGYNEEKEKAEKYYSRFLRYASEISEKSGIKPVTYFELGKPTEEIVKKANEINADLIVLGVNTEHPLKRRFLGGTGDPVVDYASCSVLIVK, encoded by the coding sequence ATGTTCACTAAGATGCTTCTGGCATTTGACGGCTCGGGTGGGTCATACAAGGCACTGAAAACGGCCATAGAGCTGACAAGACAGCATAACTCTATGCTTTGTATTATAACAGTTGCCTTGATTCCAGAGTTTGCCGAAGTAAGAAACGGCTATAATGAAGAGAAGGAAAAGGCTGAAAAATATTATTCAAGGTTCTTAAGGTATGCCAGCGAAATATCTGAGAAAAGTGGAATAAAACCAGTAACTTACTTTGAACTTGGAAAACCTACTGAAGAAATAGTAAAAAAGGCAAACGAGATTAATGCAGACCTCATAGTTCTTGGTGTAAACACAGAGCATCCCCTGAAGAGGAGATTCCTGGGGGGTACGGGAGACCCTGTAGTTGACTATGCAAGCTGTTCTGTTCTGATTGTGAAATAG
- the hyfB_1 gene encoding hydrogenase-4 component B — MAMNILYYIIILFISASAFAVLSKKITYIISALGSVWLIYLAISGSLSDYAFLPYFLLLSSIVWLSASVYSIGYDHYGRRLASTFALTIASMLLILVSRDALSFLIGWEGMTIASFLAISARKDSMRAAYVFLAFGELSTMLLMLSFALALGTTHSIFFSAWKGSNMWDIIFLFALFGFAVKMAVFPFHIWLPPAHSTAPSNMSALLSAVLTLMGVYGIVMMLSIQVPSVWVSAVMLVLGGITAAIGSLHAATSEKVKELPAYSTIENDGIIFVLLGAYIIAVYHHNSVLSAFTMLTVLFYAFFHSISKALLFFTAGLVEKFSPNLNELKDVKLSDISVTSGYIAALSLAAIPPLPGFIAEWMALEALFQSFEIPSVKYKILIVSVGAVVALAAGIATISMTKMISYSFKRSTGRKISMVDAGMLILLSVILIISVFPQSLIDFVSQPVYSLTGVNPVVSLIGGALAIPKGFLILSGEKFGGMSPTFVFVFLIVLVSLLYGISKRKVRYTEAWAGGGEGGDYNSLSYSMILRYTLKGFYRTREEGCRVIWGDIFEKGYVVTAKSIRYASNIFRLYLMNGNIGVYILYIVTAMFLTILYVTGGFPYVH, encoded by the coding sequence ATGGCGATGAATATTTTATATTACATTATAATTCTTTTTATATCAGCTTCAGCATTTGCGGTTTTATCCAAAAAGATTACATATATTATCTCCGCCCTGGGGAGTGTCTGGTTGATATATCTGGCAATTTCAGGAAGTTTGTCTGATTATGCCTTTCTTCCATACTTCCTGCTTCTGTCCTCAATAGTCTGGCTCTCGGCAAGTGTATATTCCATAGGATATGACCATTATGGAAGGAGACTTGCATCAACCTTTGCATTAACCATAGCTTCCATGCTTCTGATACTTGTCAGCAGAGACGCCCTTTCATTTCTTATAGGATGGGAAGGTATGACTATAGCGTCTTTTCTGGCAATATCGGCAAGAAAAGATAGTATGAGAGCTGCATATGTATTCCTTGCTTTTGGAGAGCTCAGCACAATGCTTTTGATGCTGAGCTTTGCACTTGCGCTGGGAACAACTCACAGTATTTTTTTCTCTGCCTGGAAGGGTTCAAATATGTGGGATATAATATTCTTATTTGCTCTTTTCGGCTTTGCTGTTAAAATGGCTGTATTCCCATTTCATATCTGGCTACCCCCGGCACATTCAACTGCGCCTTCAAACATGTCGGCATTGTTGAGTGCAGTCCTTACCCTTATGGGTGTTTACGGCATAGTCATGATGCTCAGCATACAGGTGCCGTCCGTATGGGTCTCTGCTGTTATGCTTGTCCTTGGAGGGATTACAGCTGCAATCGGCTCACTTCACGCTGCGACTTCCGAAAAGGTAAAGGAACTTCCGGCTTACAGTACAATTGAAAATGACGGTATTATATTTGTTTTACTTGGCGCTTACATAATCGCCGTATACCACCATAACTCTGTCCTTTCCGCCTTCACAATGCTTACCGTTCTGTTTTATGCCTTTTTCCATAGTATATCCAAAGCCCTGCTCTTCTTCACAGCAGGTCTGGTTGAAAAGTTCTCTCCGAATCTCAATGAGCTTAAGGATGTAAAATTAAGCGATATAAGTGTTACTTCAGGCTATATTGCAGCTTTATCACTTGCAGCAATTCCTCCCCTGCCAGGATTCATAGCTGAATGGATGGCTCTCGAAGCTCTTTTCCAGTCTTTTGAGATTCCATCCGTTAAATATAAAATACTCATAGTATCTGTAGGTGCTGTGGTAGCTCTGGCTGCAGGAATTGCAACAATTTCAATGACCAAGATGATTTCTTACAGTTTTAAAAGGTCAACCGGAAGGAAAATAAGCATGGTAGATGCCGGAATGCTAATTCTTCTCTCAGTAATCCTTATAATTTCTGTATTTCCACAGAGTCTGATAGATTTTGTCTCACAGCCAGTTTACAGTTTAACTGGTGTTAACCCGGTAGTTAGTTTAATTGGAGGTGCTCTGGCAATTCCAAAGGGTTTTTTGATTTTATCAGGAGAAAAGTTTGGAGGAATGTCCCCTACCTTCGTTTTTGTCTTCCTTATTGTTCTCGTCTCCTTGTTATACGGGATTTCAAAGAGAAAGGTAAGGTATACCGAAGCCTGGGCAGGTGGCGGAGAAGGCGGCGACTACAACTCACTATCCTATTCAATGATTCTGAGGTATACCCTGAAGGGATTCTACAGGACAAGGGAGGAAGGATGCAGAGTTATATGGGGTGATATATTCGAAAAGGGATATGTGGTAACAGCAAAGAGCATAAGATATGCCTCCAACATATTCAGATTATATCTTATGAATGGAAACATAGGAGTATATATTTTATATATAGTCACTGCAATGTTTCTCACAATATTATATGTTACAGGAGGCTTTCCATATGTTCACTAA
- the hycG gene encoding formate hydrogenlyase subunit 7, with the protein MWVIKGLRKGIITTKYPDEKPTKDEVSGIGVPVHRHGDVKAARDVCPTDAISEAPDFYKCIFCQRCEDYGFEMTENVEIAEVKRKLPFSGSVHIFLVDAGSCNACNRELDMLTNPYYDLHRLGFFFTPTPRHADIMFVIGKVTDRMVEPMLKAYEAMPEPKIVVAAGSCATSGGIFGDEGVDKYINVDAKISGCPPSPIGLLYGLLKTYRRK; encoded by the coding sequence ATGTGGGTTATAAAAGGACTGCGCAAAGGAATAATTACAACAAAATATCCTGATGAAAAACCAACCAAGGATGAAGTTTCAGGAATAGGCGTACCTGTCCACAGGCATGGAGATGTCAAAGCTGCAAGGGATGTTTGCCCGACAGATGCTATCAGCGAAGCTCCTGACTTTTATAAATGCATATTCTGCCAGAGATGTGAAGATTACGGGTTTGAAATGACAGAAAATGTAGAAATTGCAGAAGTAAAGAGAAAGCTGCCATTCTCTGGCTCCGTTCACATATTCCTTGTAGATGCAGGCTCATGTAATGCATGTAACAGGGAACTTGATATGCTTACCAACCCTTACTATGATTTACATAGACTTGGGTTCTTCTTCACACCGACACCGAGGCATGCAGATATAATGTTCGTTATAGGCAAGGTCACCGACAGAATGGTGGAGCCAATGCTGAAAGCGTATGAAGCCATGCCGGAGCCGAAGATTGTTGTTGCTGCCGGCAGCTGTGCCACGAGTGGCGGAATTTTTGGTGATGAAGGAGTGGATAAATATATCAATGTAGATGCGAAAATATCTGGCTGTCCTCCTTCACCCATAGGACTGTTATACGGCCTTCTTAAAACATACAGGAGGAAATAA